One part of the Eucalyptus grandis isolate ANBG69807.140 chromosome 10, ASM1654582v1, whole genome shotgun sequence genome encodes these proteins:
- the LOC104424187 gene encoding uncharacterized protein LOC104424187: MGVLERESLDQTTLQSYETREVIDCVDIYKQPAFDHPLLKNHTIQMKPSSNLKANGSRSVEGVLNQAWRKYGECPEGTIPIIRPQSHTNRHVIRSNPHLKRLNKSRLGKPLDDHEYAIIFTEGSFLGAHATINVWNPVVLDPEATYSQIWLSAGPPEKQNTIEAGYMVQPASFPKEAKTFIYWTSDGYMNTGCYNLVCPGFVQTSNKIALGSVLQPVSTYGGQQHHITIDIEKDPSLGRWSLRIQDVDVGYWPQDLFTFLKVVPADTVSWGGEVVNLGQDGRHTSTQMGSGHLPSEGFFGKASFFRHVSIVDGGSTGRDPENLQKQVTKPGCYDLVINEAERSQLGVNFYYGGPGYSAQCEK, encoded by the exons ATGGGCGTGCTCGAGCGAGAGTCCTTGGATCAGACGACGTTACAG AGTTACGAAACTCGTGAAGTGATCGATTGTGTTGACATCTACAAGCAACCCGCCTTTGATCATCCGCTTCTCAAGAATCATACCATACAG ATGAAACCAAGCTCAAATCTGAAAGCGAATGGATCGAGATCTGTGGAAGGTGTGCTCAATCAAGCTTGGCGGAAATATGGTGAATGCCCTGAGGGAACGATCCCCATCATAAGACCACAAAGCCATACCAATCGTCATGTTATACGGTCGAATCCACACTTGAAGCGGCTTAACAAGAGCCGACTTGGAAAACCATTGGATGACCATGAA TATGCTATAATATTTACCGAGGGCAGCTTCTTGGGAGCTCATGCAACAATTAATGTGTGGAATCCTGTGGTATTGGATCCAGAAGCCACCTACTCTCAAATTTGGCTCTCAGCAGGGCCCCCAGAGAAGCAGAACACCATAGAGGCCGGATATATG GTCCAACCAGCTTCCTTTCCCAAGGAGGCAAAGACTTTCATATATTGGACC AGTGATGGCTATATGAATACTGGATGCTACAATCTCGTGTGCCCTGGATTCGTGCAAACAAGTAACAAGATTGCTCTAGGCAGTGTGCTTCAACCAGTTTCTACTTATGGTGGACAACAACATCACATTACTATAGACATAGAGAAG GATCCAAGTCTCGGACGGTGGTCGCTGCGCATTCAAGATGTGGATGTAGGATACTGGCCCCAAgatctcttcacttttctaaaGGTTGTCCCTGCTGATACAGTTAGCTGGGGCGGAGAGGTAGTGAATTTAGGACAGGATGGTCGTCATACGTCGACGCAAATGGGGAGCGGCCATTTACCTTCTGAAGGCTTTTTTGGAAAGGCGTCCTTTTTCCGCCATGTTTCAATCGTCGACGGCGGTTCCACTGGGAGAGACCCGGAGAATCTCCAGAAGCAAGTGACGAAACCCGGATGTTATGACTTAGTTATCAACGAGGCCGAGCGAAGTCAACTTGGAGTCAATTTCTATTATGGGGGCCCTGGATATTCAGCTCAGTGTGAAAAATAG
- the LOC104424188 gene encoding protein FAR1-RELATED SEQUENCE 6 isoform X1, protein MFPARPTPGARGVRRRNPAAESWARRTFASSSSSRLFVEMDEVSLNAEPVGDDEAEELEIEGDSAMTGLVGQTSVIQGENPMPPAVGMEFESYEDVYYFYSCYAKEHGFGVRVSNTWYRKSKERYRGKLSCSSAGFKKKSEANLPRPETRTGCPAMIKFRLMDNTRWRIIEVELEHNHLISPTSGKFFKSHKVMGVGTKRPLESEGPEEVETVKLFQTVIIDAEGGKLAADDGDLNEATTRRCSSCS, encoded by the exons ATGTTTCCGGCGAGACCGACACCGGGCGCCCgcggcgtgcggcggcggaATCCGGCGGCCGAATCGTGGGCTCGGCGAACCTTTGCGTCGTCTTCGAG CTCCCGCCTCTTTGTAGAGATGGATGAAGTTTCTCTCAATGCTGAGCCAGTTGGCGATGATGAAGCCGAGGAACTTGAGATTGAGGGAGACTCTGCAATGACTGGATTAGTTGGTCAGACAAGTGTGATTCAAGGAGAGAACCCCATGCCTCCTGCTGTCGGGATGGAATTTGAGTCTTATGAGGATGTCTATTACTTCTACAGTTGCTATGCTAAGGAGCATGGGTTCGGGGTTAGAGTAAGCAATACATGGTACAGGAAGAGTAAGGAGAGATATAGAGGAAAATTGAGCTGCAGTAGCGCAGGTTTCAAGAAGAAAAGTGAGGCGAACCTCCCGAGACCAGAAACAAGAACCGGGTGTCCAGCGATGATAAAATTCCGGTTGATGGACAATACGAGGTGGAGAATTATTGAGGTTGAGCTCGAGCATAACCACTTAATCAGCCCAACTAgtgggaaattttttaaatcacaTAAGGTCATGGGTGTTGGGACCAAGAGGCCATTGGAGTCGGAAGGTCCTGAGGAAGTAGAAACGGTCAAATTGTTTCAGACTGTCATCATAGATGCCGAGGGTGGGAAATTAGCTGCTGATGATGGTGACCTTAATGAAGCTACGACAAGGAGATGCTCAAGCTGCTCTTGA
- the LOC104424188 gene encoding protein FAR1-RELATED SEQUENCE 6 isoform X2, with protein MDEVSLNAEPVGDDEAEELEIEGDSAMTGLVGQTSVIQGENPMPPAVGMEFESYEDVYYFYSCYAKEHGFGVRVSNTWYRKSKERYRGKLSCSSAGFKKKSEANLPRPETRTGCPAMIKFRLMDNTRWRIIEVELEHNHLISPTSGKFFKSHKVMGVGTKRPLESEGPEEVETVKLFQTVIIDAEGGKLAADDGDLNEATTRRCSSCS; from the coding sequence ATGGATGAAGTTTCTCTCAATGCTGAGCCAGTTGGCGATGATGAAGCCGAGGAACTTGAGATTGAGGGAGACTCTGCAATGACTGGATTAGTTGGTCAGACAAGTGTGATTCAAGGAGAGAACCCCATGCCTCCTGCTGTCGGGATGGAATTTGAGTCTTATGAGGATGTCTATTACTTCTACAGTTGCTATGCTAAGGAGCATGGGTTCGGGGTTAGAGTAAGCAATACATGGTACAGGAAGAGTAAGGAGAGATATAGAGGAAAATTGAGCTGCAGTAGCGCAGGTTTCAAGAAGAAAAGTGAGGCGAACCTCCCGAGACCAGAAACAAGAACCGGGTGTCCAGCGATGATAAAATTCCGGTTGATGGACAATACGAGGTGGAGAATTATTGAGGTTGAGCTCGAGCATAACCACTTAATCAGCCCAACTAgtgggaaattttttaaatcacaTAAGGTCATGGGTGTTGGGACCAAGAGGCCATTGGAGTCGGAAGGTCCTGAGGAAGTAGAAACGGTCAAATTGTTTCAGACTGTCATCATAGATGCCGAGGGTGGGAAATTAGCTGCTGATGATGGTGACCTTAATGAAGCTACGACAAGGAGATGCTCAAGCTGCTCTTGA
- the LOC104424189 gene encoding uncharacterized protein LOC104424189 — protein MGVLERESLDQTKLQSYETREVIDCVDIYKQPAFDHPLLKNHTIQMKPSSNLKANGSGSVEGVLNQAWRKYGECPEGTIPIIRPQSHTSRHAIRSNPHLKWLNKSRLGSESDGHESLFYIGQYAVVYLNSGNFKGAHATINVWNPVVLDQEASFSQIWLTAGPRETVNTIEAGWRVDPGSSPKGAKLFIYWTGDGYWETGCYNLECPGFVQTSDKIALGVLLQPFSTYGGKQYDITVDIEKNQPLERWWLRIQDVDVGYWPQDLFTSLKDRADKVAWGGEVVNLGLDGRHTSTQMGSGHLPSEGFFGKASFFRHVSIVDGGSFGRDPENLQKRVSKPGCYDLIINEAERSQLGVNFYYGGPGYSAQCEK, from the exons ATGGGCGTGCTCGAGCGAGAGTCCTTGGATCAGACGAAGTTACAG AGTTACGAAACTCGTGAAGTGATCGATTGTGTTGACATCTACAAGCAACCCGCCTTTGATCATCCGCTTCTCAAGAATCATACCATACAG ATGAAACCAAGCTCAAATCTGAAAGCGAACGGATCGGGATCTGTGGAAGGTGTGCTCAATCAAGCTTGGCGGAAATATGGTGAATGCCCTGAGGGAACGATCCCCATCATAAGACCACAAAGCCATACCAGTCGTCATGCTATACGGTCGAATCCACACTTGAAGTGGCTTAATAAGAGCCGCCTTGGATCAGAATCGGATGGCCATGAA AGTTTGTTCTATATTGGTCAGTATGCTGTAGTATATTTGAACTCCGGCAACTTCAAGGGAGCTCATGCAACAATTAATGTGTGGAATCCTGTGGTATTGGATCAAGAAGCCAGCTTCTCTCAAATTTGGCTCACAGCAGGCCCCAGAGAGACTGTGAACACCATAGAGGCTGGATGGAgg GTCGATCCAGGTTCTAGTCCCAAGGGGGCAAAGCTTTTCATATATTGGACC GGTGATGGCTATTGGGAAACTGGATGCTACAATCTCGAATGCCCTGGATTCGTACAAACAAGTGACAAGATTGCTCTAGGCGTTCTGCTTCAACCATTTTCCACCTATGGTGGAAAACAATATGACATTACTGTAGACATAGAGAAG AATCAACCTCTCGAACGGTGGTGGCTGCGCATTCAAGATGTCGATGTAGGATACTGGCCCCAAGATCTCTTCACTTCTCTAAAGGACAGGGCCGATAAAGTTGCTTGGGGCGGAGAGGTAGTGAATTTAGGATTGGATGGTCGTCATACGTCGACGCAAATGGGGAGCGGCCATTTACCTTCTGAAGGCTTTTTTGGAAAGGCGTCCTTTTTCCGCCATGTTTCAATCGTCGACGGCGGTTCCTTTGGGAGAGACCCGGAGAATCTCCAGAAGAGAGTGTCCAAACCCGGATGTTATGACTTAATTATCAACGAGGCCGAGCGAAGTCAATTGGGAGTCAATTTCTATTATGGGGGCCCTGGATATTCAGCTCAGTGTGAAAAATAG